The following coding sequences are from one Nicotiana tomentosiformis chromosome 3, ASM39032v3, whole genome shotgun sequence window:
- the LOC138908426 gene encoding uncharacterized protein, giving the protein MVKEIDEVHIDINNNVEEAHKEVKPSRDHIVDILEPVVQKAKAPIPRPLPPYPQRLAKKDGENQFKRFIDMMMSLSINVPLVDALEQIPGYAKFMKDLVTKKQSMNFETIKMTHQVSAIVHSMAPKLDDPGTFTIPCTIGSVEFAKAICDLGVPIILGRPFLATGKALVDVEAGELTFQVDDEKVVFHVCKSMRQPNSKEVCSFVDLVTDVIIDETSAVMNVDDTFEAVLLNFDDD; this is encoded by the exons ATGGTGAAAGAAATTGATGAAGTGCATATTGATATTAATAACAATGTGGAGGAAGCTCATAAGGAAGTGAAGCCTTCTAGGGATCACATTGTTGACATActggaaccggtagtgcaaaaggctaaggcaccaattcCTAGGCCTCttcctccctatcctcaaaggcttgctaaGAAAGATggagagaatcaattcaaaagatTCATTGACATGATGATGAGCCTGTCTatcaatgtgccattggttgatgCCTTGGAGCAAATTCCCGGTTacgcaaagtttatgaaggatttagtgacAAAGAAGCAAtctatgaattttgaaactataaaaatgactcatcaagtgagtgcaattgtgcattcaatggctcccaaGTTGGACGATCCCGGcactttcacgattccttgtacaattgggagTGTTGAGTTTGCAAAAGctatttgtgatcttggg gtgccaattattcttggtagacctttccttgctacggggaaggctctagttgatgttgaagccggagaacttacCTTCCAGGTTGAtgatgaaaaagtggttttccatgtgtgtaagtccatgcggcaacccaATAGCAaagaggtgtgttcttttgtagACTTGGTGACAGATGTGATTATAGATGAAACAAGTGctgtgatgaatgttgatgatacatttgaggccgtcttgctcaactttgatgatgactaA